From the Kribbella sp. CA-293567 genome, the window GGAACTCGGCCTGTACTCCGGTCTGGCCGGAATCGGCCTCACCCTGCTGGAGTACGCCGCTCAACCGGCTGTGCTCGCCGCCGCCACCCGAGTCGTCGACCAGGTCGCGGATCGCCTCGGCGGTCCCGACGACGTCGCGGAGCTGAGCGGCGAAGGACGGCCACGAGCCGGACTGATGTACGGCTCGGCCGGCCCGGCGCTGCTGTTCCTGCACGCCTACGAGCGATCCGGCGACACCGGCCTGCTCGACCTGGCCCGGATCGCCCTCCAGCAGGACCTGCGCCGCTGTACGACGGACGACCACGGCATGCTGCAGGTCAACCAGGGTTGGCGAACTCTGCCGTACCTCGAAGAGGGGTCGGTCGGCATCGCCTTGGTGCTGCAGCGCTATCTGCGGCATCGCCCGGACGACGAACTCGCGCCGGCTCTCGAGGCGCTGCGAAGGGTCACCCACTGCGGCTACTTCGTGCAGCCCGGCCTGTTCATGGGCCGTGCCGGCCTGCTGCTCGCCGCGACCGAACTCGATCCCGGCGTCAACGACCAGCTGATCGCCGGCCTGGCCTGGCACGCACTCCCGTACGCCGGTGGCCTGGCGTTTCCCGGCAACCAGCTGCTTCGTCTGTCGGCCGATCTCGCGACCGGCTCGGCCGGAGTCCTGCTGGCCCTCGGAGCCGCGCTGCACGAGCAGCCGGTGGCTCTCCCGTTCTTCGGACGCAATCCGCCGTCCGGACCCTTCGAGCCTCGGAAGGAGGTGTAGAAAAATGGCACTTCTCGACCTGCAAGGTCTCGACGCCCCGACCGGGGGTGGCGGTGGCGGTGGCGGCGGTAGCACGCTGACCGTCCTCGGCTGCGAGTCCAAGACCCCGAGCAACATCAGCCTGGTGCTGTGTCACTAGGCCCCTGAGGTCCCGGGCGGGGCTGTATCCCGCCCGGGACCGTCCTGATGGGAGGAGCCCCGTGCCGCGAGCCGACCTGAGCTACCCCGACGCCGAGCGGTCCGCCGTCGTCGAGCTGCTGCACGGCCGCCAGGTGGCGGATCCCTACCGTTGGCTGGAGGACGCCACCGACCAGCGAACTCAATCATGGCAGACCGCCCAGGACGACCTCTGGCTGACGCACGCCGCGCGCCTTCCCGGCCGCTACCGTTTCCGGACCGGAGTCGCCACCCTGAGCAATGTGGAGATCACCGGCACCCCTACCTGGCGGGACGGTCGCCGGTTCTTCCTGCGGAAAGGCCGCGGCCAGGAACATCCCGTGCTCTGGCTGGCCGGACCCGAAGGGGAGCGGAGCCTGGTCGATCCCATCCGTCTCGACCCGTCAGGCCGGACCACGCTCGACCGTTGGCAGCCGTCGCCGGACGGCCGGCTGCTGGCGTTCCAGGTTTCGCAGGGCAACGAAGCGTCCGTTCTGCGGGTGCTGGCGGTGGACACCGGTGAGCTCGTCGACGAGCCGATCGATCGCTGCCGCTACTCACCGGTCGCCTGGCGCGCGGACAACCAGTCGTTCTACTTCGTCCGCTCACGTCAGTTGCTGCTGCATCGCGTCGGCGGCGCCGAAGACGTACAGGTGCTGGCGGGCGAAGCGTCGTACGGGCTGGAGATCAGTGCCGACGGGCACTGGCTCACCATTTCCGTTGCCGACCGCAACGAACAGTGGGTGGTCGAGCTGAGCGGTCCGGACTTCGATCCGGTGCTCGCGCAGCAAGGCCTCGACGCGCGTAGCGCGCTCGCGGTGGGACCCGACGGGCGGCTCTACGTCGCCACCACCCTCGAAGCCCCGTCCGGCCGGATCTGCGTCGCCGATCCGCGT encodes:
- a CDS encoding SapB/AmfS family lanthipeptide is translated as MALLDLQGLDAPTGGGGGGGGGSTLTVLGCESKTPSNISLVLCH